Proteins encoded together in one Glandiceps talaboti chromosome 11, keGlaTala1.1, whole genome shotgun sequence window:
- the LOC144442356 gene encoding COP9 signalosome complex subunit 9-like has protein sequence MRKKTEEESGSLLSTKKRLLEKMKPSVVADEMFPEGGGPYVDLEEAGGSAGLLMDLAANEKAVHGDFFNDFEDLFDDEDLT, from the exons ATGCGCAAGAAAACGGAGGAAGAAAGTGGCAGCTTGCTTTCCACGAAGAAGCGACTGCTGGAAAAGATGAAACCGTCAGTTGTTGCAGACGAAATGTTCCCGGAAGGGGGAGGTCCATATGTCGATCTCGAAGAG GCCGGTGGCTCAGCTGGACTACTAATGGATTTAGCTGCAAACGAAAAAGCTGTACATGGTGATTTCTTTAATG ACTTTGAAGACCTGTTTGATGATGAAGATTTGACATAG